A window of Selenomonas ruminantium subsp. lactilytica TAM6421 contains these coding sequences:
- a CDS encoding cell division protein ZapA has product MAEEKNSPSAQRVVVDIYGTSYPLKTDNPQHMKQLAAALDKRMKVMSRAVRTFDERKIAVLTALEIAEEYYKLKKDYDELVDLLDEK; this is encoded by the coding sequence ATGGCAGAAGAAAAGAATAGCCCATCCGCTCAGCGAGTGGTCGTGGATATCTATGGTACCAGTTATCCGTTGAAGACGGACAATCCTCAGCATATGAAACAATTGGCCGCGGCTTTGGATAAGAGGATGAAAGTCATGAGCCGTGCCGTGCGCACCTTTGATGAGCGGAAGATCGCGGTTCTTACAGCATTGGAGATTGCCGAGGAATATTACAAACTGAAGAAGGATTACGATGAACTTGTGGACCTTCTGGATGAAAAATAA